A portion of the Mustela erminea isolate mMusErm1 chromosome 19, mMusErm1.Pri, whole genome shotgun sequence genome contains these proteins:
- the SLC17A7 gene encoding vesicular glutamate transporter 1, whose amino-acid sequence MEFRQEEFRKLAGRALGRLHRLLEKRQEGAETLELSADGRPVTTQTRDPPVVDCTCFGLPRRYIIAIMSGLGFCISFGIRCNLGVAIVSMVNNSTTHRGGHVVVQKAQFNWDPETVGLIHGSFFWGYIVTQIPGGFICQKFAANRVFGFAIVATSTLNMLIPSAARVHYGCVIFVRILQGLVEGVTYPACHGIWSKWAPPLERSRLATTAFCGSYAGAVVAMPLAGVLVQYSGWSSVFYVYGSFGIFWYLFWLLVSYESPALHPSISEEERKYIEDAIGESAKLMNPVTKFNTPWRRFFTSMPVYAIIVANFCRSWTFYLLLISQPAYFEEVFGFEISKVGLVSALPHLVMTIIVPIGGQIADFLRSRRIMSTTNVRKLMNCGGFGMEATLLLVVGYSHSKGVAISFLVLAVGFSGFAISGFNVNHLDIAPRYASILMGISNGVGTLSGMVCPIIVGAMTKHKTREEWQYVFLIASLVHYGGVIFYGVFASGEKQPWAEPEEMSEEKCGFVGHDQLAGSDESEMEDDAEPPGAPPAPPPSYGATHSTFQPPRPPPPVRDY is encoded by the exons CCTTCTGGAGAAGCGACAGGAAGGTGCAGAGACGCTAGAGCTGAGTGCCGATGGGCGCCCAGTGACGACGCAGACCCGGGACCCGCCTGTAGTGGACTGCACCTGTTTCGGTCTCCCTCGTCGCTACATTATCGCCATCATGAGCGGTCTGGGCTTCTGCATCAGCTTTGGTATCCGCTGCAACCTGGGCGTGGCCATCGTCTCCATGGTCAACAACAGCACGACCCACCGCGGAGGCCACGTGGTGGTGCAG AAAGCTCAATTTAACTGGGATCCAGAGACTGTTGGCCTCATACACGGCTCCTTTTTCTGGGGCTACATTGTCACCCAGATTCCCGGAGGATTTATCTGCCAAAAATTCGCAGCCAACAG GGTTTTCGGCTTTGCCATTGTCGCAACATCCACTCTAAACATGCTGATCCCCTCGGCTGCCCGAGTCCATTATGGCTGTGTCATCTTCGTGAGGATCCTGCAGGGGTTGGTAGAG GGGGTCACGTACCCTGCCTGCCACGGCATCTGGAGCAAATGGGCCCCTCCCTTAGAGCGGAGTCGCTTGGCAACAACAGCCTTTTGCG GTTCCTATGCTGGGGCGGTGGTCGCGATGCCTCTCGCTGGGGTCCTGGTGCAGTACTCAGGATGGAGTTCTGTGTTCTACGTCTACG GCAGCTTCGGGATCTTTTGGTACCTGTTCTGGCTGCTCGTCTCCTATGAGTCCCCGGCTCTGCACCCCAGCATTTCGGAAGAGGAGCGCAAGTACATCGAGGACGCCATCGGCGAGAGCGCCAAACTCATGAACCCGGTCACG AAATTTAACACACCCTGGCGGCGCTTCTTCACGTCCATGCCAGTCTATGCCATCATCGTGGCCAACTTCTGCCGCAGCTGGACGTTCTACTTGCTCCTTATCTCCCAGCCCGCCTACTTCGAAGAGGTGTTCGGCTTCGAGATCAGCAAG GTGGGCTTGGTGTCAGCGTTGCCCCACTTGGTCATGACCATCATCGTGCCCATCGGCGGCCAGATCGCGGACTTCCTGAGGAGCCGCCGAATCATGTCCACCACTAACGTGCGCAAGTTGATGAACTGTGGAG GCTTCGGCATGGAAGCCACGCTGCTGCTGGTGGTCGGCTACTCGCACTCCAAGGGCGTGGCCATCTCCTTCCTGGTCCTCGCGGTGGGCTTCAGCGGCTTCGCCATCTCTG GGTTCAACGTGAACCACCTGGACATCGCCCCGCGCTACGCCAGCATCCTCATGGGCATCTCCAACGGCGTGGGCACGTTGTCAGGCATGGTGTGCCCCATCATCGTGGGTGCCATGACTAAGCACAAG ACTCGCGAGGAGTGGCAGTATGTATTCCTAATTGCCTCCCTGGTGCACTACGGGGGTGTCATCTTCTACGGGGTCTTCGCTTCCGGGGAGAAGCAGCCATGGGCGGAGCCTGAGGAGATGAGCGAAGAGAAGTGTGGCTTCGTTGGCCATGACCAGCTGGCTGGCAGCGACGAAAGCGAAATGGAGGATGACGCTGAGCCCCCTGGGGCTCCTCCCGCCCCCCCTCCTTCCTATGGGGCCACACACAGCACATTTCAGCCCCCAagacccccaccccctgtccGGGACTACTGA
- the GFY gene encoding Golgi-associated olfactory signaling regulator yields the protein MKSLSPILFFLVFLLARLGSKADPSASPLTGFDFPEMGHPSQTSPPASENATRDLPNPDSPATAYPEPSKSPHAVSPEPSRLDFTETTNHDLRETPHPESFENPKFNSLNTSIADSLETPKINHSEMTDPEPSETPKPDPTDSPHPESPETLRPNPSKTSYPEFPETPSPDPTQTPHQESPEIPKLNSTEVSLAEVPETPHPGPTKILHPKSPETHNPDTTKTPNSEFLQTLHPNSTEIPHQESHGTHNLSPTEMPQTESPTPQYQDATENPMTSDPEISASPHPESTTPFKVKATDPNELPLSPKPETPAVTQPESLKLPASVSPGTVELKASQNASLKGHDALLPSARIAGPPAPLGSPSQPAPATPRAPQRRSRGERVSTIIVVERVEETGVTLVGRPRGATGGALCLFLAGTGLLIGIFLLLWCLYRRAARHRPFAHHRLPNDGDEPVMHLEAPKDPYDLYFYAPDAWVPSHIATKQPPPTPPLPPKLPPPPRGNRPQSLEPLSPATLPNNFV from the exons ATGAAATCCCTCAGCCCGATCCTCTTCTTCCTCGTCTTCCTCCTCGCCCGGCTGGGTTCCAAGGCCGACCCTTCGGCCTCGCCGCTTACAGGCTTCGACTTCCCTGAGATGGGCCACCCCTCTCAGACCTCCCCTCCTGCTTCTGAGAATGCCACTAGAGACCTGCCTAACCCAGACTCCCCTGCGACTGCTTACCCCGAACCCTCCAAATCACCTCATGCAGTTTCCCCTGAGCCCTCCCGCCTTGACTTCACTGAGACTACCAACCATGACCTCCGAGAAACCCCACACCCAGAGTCTTTTGAGAACCCTAAATTTAACTCACTCAATACCTCAATAGCAGACTCCCTGGAGACTCCCAAAATTAACCACTCCGAAATGACAGATCCAGAACCTTCTGAGACCCCCAAACCTGACCCGACTGACAGTCCACACCCAGAATCCCCTGAGACCCTCAGACCTAATCCCTCCAAAACCTCATATCCAGAATTTCCTGAGACCCCAAGCCCTGACCCTACCCAAACTCCACACCAAGAATCCCCAGAGATTCCCAAACTTAACTCCACCGAAGTCTCACTTGCAGAAGTCCCTGAGACCCCACATCCTGGCCCCACCAAGATTCTTCACCCCAAATCTCCAGAAACCCATAACCCTGACACCACCAAAACCCCAAACTCTGAATTCCTCCAGACCCTCCATCCCAACTCTACTGAGATCCCCCACCAAGAATCCCATGGAACTCACAACCTCAGCCCCACTGAAATGCCCCAAACAGAATCCCCCACACCCCAGTACCAAGATGCCACAGAGAACCCCATGACCTCTGACCCTGAGATCTCTGCCAGTCCTCACCCAGAATCGACTACACCTTTCAAGGTCAAAGCTACTGACCCAAATGAGCTGCCCCTGAGTCCCAAACCAGAAACCCCTGCAGTGACCCAGCCTGAGTCCCTTAAATTGCCCGCCTCAGTTTCTCCTGGGACAGTTGAGCTGAAGGCCTCCCAGAACGCTAGCCTGAAAGGGCATGATGCCCTTCTTCCCTCAGCCCGGATTGCGGGCCCCCCTGCTCCTCTGGGTTCCCCCAGTCAGCCGGCCCCTGCCACTCCGCGGGCCCCCCAGCGGCGTAGCCGAGGTGAGAGAGTCAGCACTATCATCGTGGTGGAACGAGTGGAGGAGACCG GCGTGACTCTGGTGGGGCGCCCCCGGGGTGCGACGGGCGGggccctctgcctcttcctcgcGGGGACCGGACTACTGATCGGCATTTTCCTGCTGCTCTGGTGTCTCTACCGCCGGGCGGCTCGACACCGGCCCTTCGCACACCACCGGCTTCCAAACGACGGAGATGAACCTG TTATGCATTTGGAAGCCCCGAAGGACCCCTACGACCTTTACTTTTATGCCCCGGATGCTTGGGTCCCTTCACACATCGCCACTAAACAGCCACCGCCCACCCCCCCGCTGCCGCCCAAGCTGCCCCCGCCGCCCCGCGGGAACCGCCCCCAGAGCCTGGAGCCGCTCTCCCCCGCCACGCTCCCCAACAATTTCGTGTGA